In Erigeron canadensis isolate Cc75 chromosome 1, C_canadensis_v1, whole genome shotgun sequence, a single window of DNA contains:
- the LOC122585466 gene encoding inactive protein RESTRICTED TEV MOVEMENT 1-like has product MMKLNPKRMKGDAWDEGGKSGIVQILISHEEGKINSFQFAYVDQKGDVRHSEIHGQLNGWKFNIVTFDYPSEFLTSMSGLYDYQGLVTIAFGSNKRMYGPFGMTKKTGDPPEFAALAPSTYDKFNYEFGPGAFFAGFHGSVLSSSVNAIGIYINPITSLAQVKPVDSHINEQEPNEEQVESNPIDSLSELNIK; this is encoded by the exons atgatgaaactgaaTCCGAAACGGATGAAAGGAGATGCTTGGGACGAAGGTGGGAAGTCCGGAATAGTGCAAATTCTGATTTCACATGAAGAAGGAAAGATAAATTCGTTCCAATTTGCATATGTTGATCAAAAAGGGGACGTGCGTCATTCAGAAATCCATGGACAACTCAATGGTTGGAAATTTAATATT GTAACATTTGATTACCCATCAGAATTTTTAACATCAATGAGTGGTTTATATGACTACCAAGGTCTTGTTACAATTGCTTTTGGAAGCAATAAACGCATGTATGGACCATTTGGAATGACCAAAAAAACCGGTGATCCTCCTGAATTTGCAGCTCTAGCCCCATCTACTTATGATAAATTCAACTATGAATTCGGACCAGGGGCTTTCTTTGCAGGATTTCATGGAAGTGTTCTCAGCTCGTCCGTGAATGCCATTGGAATCTACATTAACCCCATAACATCACTTGCTCAAGTCAAACCTGTCGATTCGCATATCAACGAACAAGAACCCAACGAGGAACAGGTTGAATCCAATCCCATTGACTCGCTTTCCGAACTCAACATCAAATAA